A part of Aspergillus flavus chromosome 5, complete sequence genomic DNA contains:
- a CDS encoding FAD dependent oxidoreductase superfamily (unnamed protein product), whose product MPEKETIVVIGAGVIGLTTALRIQETLHRNQTIQLIARDFPNTTSLNYASPWAGAHYRPVPGSTPQALREETQAKQTYSYLKQLAKSDPSSGVAIIEGIEHLENPPSEYLDERSIKECYGHLDGFRILGKDECPEGVKWGARYETAVINSPVYCAYLLRKFVLGGGVTREYTVTDPREAFYLAPNVRTVVNCSALGFGDERSFIIRGQTCLVRNPCSQTVTRQNSDGSWSFCIPRPLSGGTIIGGTKQPRDYDPNPSVETREKLLANAAKWFPFEPGSEGKFDVIRDIVGRRPAREGGMRIEVEKVGEGRFVVHAYGAGGRGFELSYGVAGDVVKLMVGNKLVGERASL is encoded by the exons ATGcccgagaaagaaacaatCGTAGTAATCGG CGCCGGAGTAATCGGCCTCACAACCGCCCTCCGCATCCAAGAAACCCTCCACCGCAACCAAACCATCCAGCTCATAGCCCGCGACTTCCCCAACACCACATCCCTAAACTACGCCTCCCCGTGGGCCGGCGCCCACTACCGCCCGGTCCCCGGTTCAACACCGCAAGCCCTCCGCGAAGAAACCCAAGCCAAACAAACCTACAGCTACCTCAAGCAATTGGCAAAAAGCGACCCCTCCTCGGGCGTAGCAATCATAGAAGGAATCGAACACCTCGAGAACCCACCTTCCGAATATCTCGACGAAAGGAGTATCAAAGAATGCTACGGTCATCTTGATGGGTTCAGGATCCTAGGGAAAGACGAATGTCCCGAGGGGGTGAAATGGGGAGCTCGATATGAAACTGCGGTGATTAATTCGCCGGTGTATTGTGCGTATCTTCTAAGGAAGTTTGTGCTTGGTGGTGGGGTTACGAGGGAATATACAGTCACGGATCCGAGGGAGGCGTTTTATTTAGCGCCGAATGTGAGGACGGTGGTTAATTGTTCGGcattggggtttggggatGAGAGGTCGTTTATTATTCGGG GGCAAACGTGTCTCGTGCGGAATCCTTGCAGTCAGACTGTGACGAGGCAGAATTCCGATGGGTCTTGGTCCTTCTGTATCCCGCGTCCCTTGTCCGGGGGCACCATTATTGGGGGTACGAAGCAGCCGCGCGACTATGATCCCAATCCGTCGGTGGAGACGAGGGAGAAGTTGCTTGCCAATGCGGCCAAGTGGTTCCCGTTTGAGCCGGGGAGTGAGGGGAAGTTTGATGTGATTCGGGATATTGTAGGTAGGAGACCGGCTAGAGAGGGTGGGATGAGGATtgaggtggagaaggttggAGAAGGTCGGTTTGTGGTCCATGCTTATGGGGCTGGGGGGAGAGGCTTTGAGTTGTCGTACGGAGTGGCGGGGGATGTTGTCAAGTTGATGGTGGGTAATAAGTTGGTTGGCGAGAGAGCTTCGTTGTAG
- a CDS encoding rRNA-processing protein fcf1: MGVQKKTRKFAQVKRAIKKHDDRAKKDNNAPKQDKAKGDEVVRAIPQAPSNMFFAANTALGPPYHVLVDTNFVSHSIRAKTDMLKSMMDLLYAKCIPTFTDCTIAELEKLGDKFRLALRVAKDPRWARVRCDHPGTYADDCLVDRITKHRIYIVATNDKDLVRRIRKIPGVPIMKVARAKYVIERLPDHFE; encoded by the exons ATGGGTGTCCAGAAGAAAACCCGCAAGTTCGCCCAG GTTAAACGAGCCATCAAAAAGCACGATGACCGCGCCAAAAAAGACAACAACGCCCCGAAACAAGACAAGGCCAAGGGCGACGAGGTAGTCCGGGCGATTCCCCAGGCTCCGTCGAATATGTTCTTCGCCGCCAACACGGCCCTCGGACCTCCTTACCATGTGCTGGTGGATACCAACTTTGTCTCCCACTCTATTCGCGCGAAGACGGATATGCTGAAGTCTATGATGGACCT GTTATATGCGAAGTGTATCCCGACGTTTACGGATTGTACTATTGCGGAATTGGAAAAGTTGGGTGATAAGTTCCGGTTGGCGTTGAGGGTGGCTAAGGATCCGAGATGGGCGCGCGTGCGGTGTGATCACCCCGGTACCTATGCTGATGACTGTTTAGTTGATCGG ATTACAAAACACAGAATCTACATTGTGGCGACGAACGATAAGGACCTGGTTCGCCGTATTCGCAAGATTCCCGGTGTGCCGATCATGAAGGTCGCAAGAGCGAAATACGTCATTGAGAGATTGCCCGACCACTTTGAGTGA
- a CDS encoding putative immunoglobulin G-binding protein H precursor, with translation MKLPASLILLLLGGAIAAPTDLGGKEPEYEVCQLPSDHKGKVHLGEDGVLREFDLEKKVTAFWPLSPKQIKEFHDRFPKEEREKLQKAFEGVDGWNVKDVEKLLYPDEKYWPKFEEEEEEKKEKKEKYRRGDGGWWEKDEHEKEGHEKEGHEKEDHEKEKWRKEEEEKEREKHENDEKEKYEKEKHEKYEKDEKEKWEKEKHEEGEKEKEGHGKENWEKEKAHKEKKERERLEKEKYEKEKAEKERQKHEKEEAEERHRQEEQRERERAKHEKEEKEHKGFEKDEIERQREEIERQKHEKEEKEKWGKEKHEKEYEKEEYGKEEKKEHEEKPGWPQWPKWPKKEEHEKEHEKEKDY, from the exons ATGAAGCTTCCCGCCTCCCtgattctccttctccttggtgGTGCTATTGCGGCTCCTACT GACCTCGGAGGCAAAGAACCCGAGTACGAAGTCTGCCAGCTCCCCTCGGACCACAAGGGCAAAGTCCATCTCGGCGAAGATGGCGTCCTCCGGGAATTCGACCTCGAGAAAAAGGTCACCGCCTTCTGGCCTCTCAGCCCCAAGCAGATCAAGGAGTTCCATGACCGCTTCCCCAAGGAGGAGCGCGAGAAGCTGCAAAAAGCGTTTGAGGGTGTTGATGGCTGGAATGTGAAGGATGTCGAGAAACTTCTCTATCCCGATGAGAAGTACTGGCCTAAgtttgaggaagaggaagaggagaagaaggagaagaaagagaaatatcGACGTGGAGATGGGGGATGGTGGGAGAAGGATGAACATGAGAAAGAGGGACATGAGAAGGAGGGCCATGAAAAGGAGGAtcatgagaaggagaagtggaggaaggaggaggaagaaaaagaaagggagaaacatgagaatgatgagaaggagaaatatgaaaaagagaagcatGAGAAgtatgagaaggatgagaaagagaagtgggagaaagaaaagcatgaagagggagagaaggaaaaggagggacatggaaaggaaaattgggagaaagagaaggcacacaaggaaaagaaggaacgaGAGAGGctagagaaggagaagtatgagaaggagaaggcagaaaaggaaagacaaaagcacgagaaggaagaggcaGAAGAGAGACACAGACAAGAGGagcagagagagagagaaagggcGAAgcatgagaaggaagagaaggagcaCAAGGGGTTCGAAAAGGACGAGATAGAAAGACAGAGGGAGGAGATTGAAAGACAAAAGcacgagaaggaagagaaggagaaatggggaaaagaaaagcatgaaAAGGagtatgagaaggaggagtatggaaaggaggagaagaaggagcatgAAGAGAAGCCAGGATGGCCCCAATGGCCCAAGTGGCccaagaaggaagagcatgAGAAGGAgcatgagaaggaaaaggattACTAG
- a CDS encoding general substrate transporter has product MKQIGYLRTLTAKLLCAVFSFGLLGMARGLDEGLISTTVAQPSFIHEFHLEDADLSASEKANRLSNITSMVHIGSIPGAIFAFIMCEHVGILWTMRQLCVMWAAGVIIVITAAGSIGQVYAGRFIMGLGIGQAGVVVPIYLSEVATPTLRGLMVGTFATSEYMGIMIGYFSSWGTTMHISNNSSKQWIIPQSVQIMVAGILLLSSFSCEESPRYLCKAGRFAEGTRALSRLWNLPIHDPRIQREFEGILNQLGDTPAGTSIQCLGRALKQLVTDKSNPSRLAFLAITQLLSQWSGATSVTTYAPKLFSLLGETGQSQKLLCTAILGAVKFVASLICTVFLIDYTGRKRPLITGIIIQFIAMLYIAIYLTVALPSTHPIHSKAEHDAVIVAIICLYLTGVGWALGWNSIQYLINAEIFPLSVRTVGSSVLMCFHFANRYGLSKAVPSMLLEDGLRPEGTFWLFAAVTILGLLWVSMRLPETARRNLEEANILIS; this is encoded by the exons ATGAAGCAGATCGGTTATCTTCGAACATTGACGGCGAAGCTGTTATGTGCGGTTTTTTCCTTCGGACTCCTTGGGATGGCTCGAG GGCTGGATGAGGGCCTCATCTCGACCACAGTTGCTCAGCCGTCCTTTATTCATGAGTTCCACCTTGAGGATGCCGACCTCAGTGCATCGGAGAAAGCCAACCGGCTCTCCAACATAACCTCCATGGTTCATATCGGAAGTATTCCTGGAGCAATATTTGCCTTCATTATGTGTGAGCACGTCGGAATACTGTGGACAATGAGGCAGCTGTGTGTTATGTGGGCAGCTGGAGTAATTATTGTTATTACAGCTGCGGGGAGTATTGGTCAGGTCTATGCTGGTCGCTTCATCATGGGGTTAGGGATTGGACAAGCCGGGGTCGTCGTACCCATCTATCTCTCTGAGGTGGCTACACCGACGCTCCGCGGACTCATGGTCGGCACATTTGCTACGTCTGAGTACATGGGAATCATGATAGGA TATTTCTCAAGCTGGGGAACGACCATGCACATCTCCAACAACAGCTCAAAGCAATGGATAATCCCACAGTCTGTCCAGATAATGGTTGCTGGCATTCTTCTGCTTTCATCATTTTCCTGTGAGGAGAGTCCCCGATATCTATGCAAAGCCGGACGCTTTGCCGAGGGTACCCGGGCTTTAAGTCGGTTGTGGAATTTACCAATACACGACCCACGCATTCAGAGGGAATTCGAAGGTATTCTTAATCAACTGGGAGACACACCAGCAGGGACAAGCATCCAGTGCTTGGGGAGGGCTCTAAAGCAACTTGTCACAGACAAATCTAACCCATCGAGATTGGCATTTTTAGCGATCACTCAGCTCCTAAGCCAGTGGTCCGGTGCCACTTCCGTTACCA CTTATGCCCCGAAGCTCTTCTCACTTCTCGGGGAGACAGGCCAGTCCCAGAAGCTCCTGTGCACCGCCATTTTAGGCGCCGTCAAGTTTGTCGCATCGCTTATCTGCACGGTATTTCTGATTGATTACACAGGGCGGAAACGCCCTCTGATTACAGGAATCATCATTCAATTTATCGCTATGCTTTACATTGCCATCTATCTAACTGTGGCACTGCCATCCACCCATCCCATCCACTCAAAAGCAGAGCACGATGCAGTCATTGTTGCCATCATCTGTCTCTATCTCACGGGGGTGGGCTGGGCCCTTGGATGGAACTCGATTCAGTATCTCATAAACGCGGAGATTTTCCCCCTATCCGTAAGGACAGTAGGGTCCAGTGTACTCATGTGCTTCCATTTCGCCAATCGATATGGCTTATCTAAG GCTGTTCCGTCCATGTTGCTAGAGGATGGACTGCGGCCGGAGGGAACATTCTGGCTCTTTGCGGCGGTTACAATACTGGGCTTATTGTGGGTTTCGATGCGACTCCCTGAAACCGCTAGGCGGAATCTTGAAGAGGCGAACATATTGATCTCATGA
- a CDS encoding uncharacterized protein (of unknown function-domain containing protein) encodes MTSHTPRETDRLLGNDDDSSTPLQKYCRHRLISHLTSDINPNHGDLILLFCYVITGLLDSSAVFVWGSFVSMQTGNTVYLGLGLMGVDESTRWLRALTSIASFCVGSFSFASFHRRFSPRRRWVLCLSFTIQMLCVAAAATIVTTHQTSRDSPLTWKVIVPLMLVAFQSSGQAVTSRALQFNGLTSVVLTSVYCDLFSSPELPPLSMLHGVENRRRGGAVVCLLFGTMLGGLWAKSPVGLMGAFWTAVLCKAFIAVAWLIWRGQSTENLEDDELDQ; translated from the coding sequence ATGACTTCCCACACTCCACGCGAAACCGACCGGCTACTAGGAAACGATGACGATTCTAGTACTCCACTACAGAAGTATTGTCGCCACAGGCTTATCAGCCATCTCACCTCGGACATTAATCCTAACCATGGGGACCTTATTCTGCTGTTTTGCTACGTGATCACTGGGCTACTCGACAGCTCCGCCGTCTTTGTCTGGGGCTCATTCGTGAGCATGCAGACCGGCAACACCGTCTATCTAGGCCTCGGCCTCATGGGAGTCGACGAGAGCACTCGCTGGCTCAGAGCATTAACCTCGATCGCCAGCTTTTGTGTGGGCTCCTTCAGCTTTGCCTCTTTTCACCGACGGTTCTCTCCCCGCAGGCGCTGGGTGCTGTGCCTTTCCTTTACCATCCAGATGCTCTGCGTAGCGGCGGCTGCTACGATTGTGACTACCCATCAAACTTCTAGGGATTCCCCTCTAACCTGGAAAGTGATTGTTCCCTTAATGCTGGTCGCTTTTCAGAGCAGTGGCCAGGCAGTGACGAGCCGTGCCCTGCAGTTCAATGGTCTGACTAGCGTGGTGTTGACGAGTGTGTACTGCGACTTATTCTCCAGTCCGGAGCTTCCTCCTTTGTCGATGTTACATGGAGTGGAAAACAGGCGACGTGGCGGGGCAGTGGTGTGTCTCCTGTTTGGGACGATGCTGGGGGGTTTGTGGGCCAAGAGCCCGGTTGGGCTAATGGGGGCATTTTGGACGGCAGTTTTGTGCAAGGCGTTTATCGCTGTTGCCTGGCTGATTTGGCGGGGGCAATCGACTGAGAACCTGGAGGATGACGAGCTGGACCAatga